From the genome of bacterium, one region includes:
- a CDS encoding DUF1156 domain-containing protein: MPKKSFIEVDFPVKEVSEESAREKNIRHGHISTLHIWWARRPLASSRASIYACLTPEPKDEEERLKRVQFIHNLSKWENSLNKDLINRAREEILNANNGKPPKVLDPFAGGGAIPLEALRLGCETYASDLNPVAVLIEKCTLEYPQKYGQPKKVKSGDLAGVREINPLLEDVKKWGTWVLEEAKKELGKFYPADPDGSIPVGYIWARTVKCNNPKCGAEIPLVRQTWLAKKENKRVAYRLIPRKNTVAFEIVEGKKIDFDPENGTVSRARVICPCCGSGLSDKDVRNQFQTGKAGQRMVVVVLQGGNSTRALANKGKRYRVATQKDYEVFTQAEQYLEKKRRVLFENWGYDPVPDELMNTKDPNTVAGRG, encoded by the coding sequence ATGCCGAAGAAATCGTTTATTGAAGTAGATTTTCCGGTAAAGGAAGTTAGCGAAGAATCCGCTCGGGAGAAGAATATCCGACACGGGCATATTTCGACACTGCATATCTGGTGGGCACGACGGCCGTTAGCTTCATCTCGTGCGTCAATTTATGCCTGTTTAACGCCTGAACCGAAAGATGAAGAAGAACGATTAAAACGCGTCCAGTTTATCCATAATCTTTCCAAATGGGAAAATTCGTTGAATAAAGATTTAATCAACCGAGCAAGAGAAGAAATCCTAAACGCGAATAATGGCAAACCACCGAAAGTGCTCGACCCGTTTGCTGGTGGCGGCGCGATCCCGTTAGAAGCGTTACGGCTAGGCTGTGAGACTTATGCGAGCGATTTGAATCCGGTTGCTGTGTTAATTGAAAAATGCACACTGGAATATCCGCAGAAATACGGACAACCGAAAAAAGTCAAATCCGGTGATTTAGCTGGCGTAAGGGAAATCAATCCGTTACTAGAAGATGTAAAGAAATGGGGTACTTGGGTTCTCGAAGAAGCGAAAAAAGAACTCGGGAAGTTTTATCCCGCTGACCCTGACGGTTCTATTCCAGTTGGTTATATCTGGGCGAGAACCGTTAAATGCAACAATCCGAAATGTGGCGCAGAAATTCCGCTAGTTCGTCAGACGTGGCTCGCGAAAAAAGAGAATAAACGAGTAGCGTATCGGTTGATACCCAGAAAAAATACCGTTGCATTTGAAATTGTTGAAGGGAAAAAAATTGATTTCGACCCTGAGAACGGGACGGTATCACGGGCGAGAGTTATCTGTCCGTGTTGTGGTTCCGGATTGAGCGATAAAGATGTGCGCAACCAATTTCAAACGGGGAAAGCAGGACAGAGAATGGTAGTAGTTGTTTTACAGGGAGGAAATAGCACAAGAGCATTAGCGAATAAGGGAAAAAGATACAGAGTAGCTACGCAAAAAGATTACGAAGTGTTCACACAAGCGGAACAATATCTGGAGAAGAAACGGCGGGTATTATTCGAGAACTGGGGCTATGACCCCGTGCCGGATGAACTAATGAATACAAAAGACCCGAATACAGTTGCAGGTCGCGGT